A genomic region of Barnesiella viscericola DSM 18177 contains the following coding sequences:
- a CDS encoding NADH-quinone oxidoreductase subunit N: MDYSQFLVMRSEISLLVVFLLIFFVDTFGGNKSLKGLSITACVLFALHTIWNIIPVESASAFGGMYQTSPIASMVKTVLNIGTFIVLLQSISWSNTPDVKVRRGEFYELLLVTLFGMYLMVSSGHFLLFFIGLETASLPMAALIAITKKDSESYEAGAKYLFTAVFSSALFLLGLSFLYGVSGSLYFDDIAINIAGNHTPLFIATLVFVLAGMGFKLSLVPFHLWTADVYEGAPTQVTSYLSVISKGSAAFALLLVLYKVFAFEPAVWQGIMWALIVLTITVGNLFAIRQKNLKRFLAFSSISQAGYIMLGIIAGSIQGTTALVYYVLVYIFSNLAAFGVISSIEHNSGKVNMDDYNGLYKTNPKLSVIMMLAMFSLAGIPPFAGFFSKFFIFASAIHSGFYILVLIALLNTIISLYYYLLVVKAMFINTENECVIAPFRSDNGSRVSLIVCVAGILLLGIASCVYGYFADLSALGL; this comes from the coding sequence ATGGATTATTCACAGTTTTTAGTTATGCGCTCGGAAATATCGCTGCTGGTCGTATTCCTGCTGATATTTTTCGTAGACACCTTTGGTGGAAACAAGAGCCTCAAAGGATTATCGATTACAGCGTGTGTCCTGTTTGCCCTGCACACGATCTGGAACATCATACCGGTCGAGTCGGCATCGGCCTTTGGCGGCATGTATCAGACGTCGCCCATCGCGTCGATGGTAAAGACCGTGCTTAACATAGGTACCTTCATCGTGTTGCTGCAATCGATTTCGTGGAGCAATACTCCCGATGTGAAAGTGCGTCGGGGTGAGTTTTACGAGTTGTTGCTGGTGACCCTCTTCGGTATGTACCTGATGGTTTCGTCGGGACACTTCCTGCTCTTCTTCATCGGGCTCGAGACCGCTTCACTGCCTATGGCCGCGCTCATCGCCATCACCAAGAAAGACTCTGAATCGTATGAGGCCGGTGCCAAATACCTCTTCACGGCCGTCTTCTCGTCGGCACTCTTCCTGCTGGGACTCTCGTTCCTCTATGGTGTTTCGGGTTCGCTCTATTTCGACGACATTGCCATCAATATTGCCGGCAATCACACGCCGTTGTTCATCGCCACGCTTGTCTTTGTGCTGGCCGGTATGGGATTCAAGCTCTCGCTCGTTCCCTTCCACTTGTGGACAGCCGACGTTTACGAAGGGGCTCCCACGCAGGTAACCTCCTACTTGTCGGTTATCTCGAAGGGGTCGGCAGCCTTTGCCCTCCTGTTGGTTCTCTACAAGGTGTTCGCCTTCGAACCGGCCGTTTGGCAAGGTATCATGTGGGCCTTGATTGTACTGACGATTACCGTGGGTAACCTCTTTGCCATTCGTCAGAAGAACCTGAAACGGTTCCTGGCCTTCTCGTCCATCTCGCAGGCCGGTTACATCATGTTGGGTATCATCGCCGGTTCGATTCAAGGTACGACCGCGCTGGTTTACTACGTACTGGTTTACATCTTCTCCAACCTGGCTGCCTTCGGCGTGATTTCGTCGATCGAGCACAACAGCGGCAAGGTGAATATGGACGACTACAACGGCCTCTACAAGACCAACCCCAAACTGAGTGTCATCATGATGTTGGCCATGTTCTCGTTGGCCGGTATCCCGCCGTTCGCCGGATTCTTCAGCAAGTTCTTCATCTTTGCTTCGGCCATTCACTCGGGATTCTATATTCTGGTGCTCATCGCCTTGCTCAATACCATCATCTCGCTCTACTACTATCTGCTGGTGGTAAAGGCCATGTTTATCAATACCGAGAACGAGTGTGTCATCGCACCCTTCCGCAGCGACAACGGTTCGCGCGTGAGTCTCATCGTGTGTGTAGCCGGTATCCTGTTGCTGGGTATTGCCAGCTGCGTATACGGTTACTTTGCCGACCTCAGCGCACTGGGCCTCTAA
- a CDS encoding helix-turn-helix domain-containing protein has translation MNLNMLPFNKRACVYRDEIFMSDNFDEPYDLAILSNDPQILNFISSPYPFKIQFAMMLLCLDGYMRVNLNLNEYVLQRNCIQIVIPGTIGQCIEISPDCRMAIMAFAQINNLPEGNSQSALIVRKYLIDNTILRLSDSEMDEMIGLYHHMHQKIRQPEGVFTHEILNGYIQIFYYNLCQLMSPYIEQKDTQYVSRKKQIFDQFIALLKQHCTAERRIGFYADKLCITPKYLSQVVFDISGNHAGDWIRDYVILEAKALLKCGKYNVQQVSDLLNFANQSFFGSYFKKAVGCSPSVYQDS, from the coding sequence TTGAACCTAAACATGCTGCCGTTCAACAAGCGGGCTTGTGTCTATCGTGATGAAATCTTCATGTCCGATAATTTTGACGAACCTTACGACCTTGCAATCTTGTCAAACGATCCCCAGATACTCAACTTCATCTCCTCACCCTATCCCTTTAAAATACAGTTTGCCATGATGCTCCTCTGCCTCGACGGCTACATGCGAGTCAACCTGAACCTGAACGAGTATGTATTGCAACGCAACTGTATCCAGATCGTCATTCCCGGGACAATCGGTCAATGTATAGAGATTTCTCCCGACTGCCGCATGGCCATCATGGCCTTTGCTCAAATCAACAACCTGCCCGAAGGGAACAGCCAAAGTGCGCTCATCGTACGCAAATATCTTATCGACAACACCATACTACGTCTCTCCGACAGTGAAATGGACGAGATGATCGGACTTTACCACCACATGCACCAAAAAATACGACAACCCGAAGGGGTATTCACCCACGAAATTCTCAACGGTTACATTCAAATATTCTATTACAACCTCTGCCAGTTGATGAGCCCCTATATCGAGCAGAAAGACACCCAATATGTTTCGCGCAAGAAACAGATTTTCGACCAGTTCATCGCCCTGCTCAAGCAACACTGCACCGCCGAACGACGCATAGGCTTCTATGCCGACAAACTGTGTATCACCCCCAAATACCTGTCGCAGGTGGTCTTCGACATCAGTGGAAACCACGCCGGCGACTGGATTCGCGACTACGTCATTCTCGAAGCCAAGGCTTTGCTCAAATGCGGCAAATACAATGTGCAGCAGGTAAGCGACCTGCTCAACTTTGCCAACCAGTCGTTCTTCGGCAGCTACTTCAAAAAGGCGGTAGGCTGCTCGCCCTCGGTCTATCAGGATTCCTAA
- a CDS encoding di-heme oxidoredictase family protein, whose amino-acid sequence MKSYPFLLAFATAALCVASCTDDKIDDTPKPVTTQLSEEYYTGGQLGTAFNTTSAAFEQPSPAVENAGMEASFKNGEALFEKIFTPASDGSVRGGLGPLYIRTSCMHCHPGYGHGKRQEGGFNATEIGNGYLLVIYDDNDNYITSLTGMPQLFAVEPFKAPIDPSKIKITWKPYTDSWNNTFEDGTTYELIYPEVTIPADAYYVDLITTDGRTLSPDQVNIRLESTIGIYGTGLLDAITDEDLKAQYAKQEKDNYFALNPKIFQNGEWVSQYSNNRPSDGGTGEKHPYRFTYALSRGPLQDAAGSNAIWNITNVTRSNRRYHYMTKAYAEKASKDPEVQARFYDFFPDRKTDAGVEQDIYNYLMATDLPVEMSDEYYTDLMVWHRGLAVPAARNLDDPTIQRGKQLFTEMGCSYCHRPTWTTGEDRYTDPSGFFTRGTELPRYPHQKIWPYTDLVQHRLHMQNDIRTGWCRTTPLWGRGLHQKCTGSFESDRLHDCRARNVIEAIMWHGAPESDARWSVEKFRKLSKEDREAVVKFIDAI is encoded by the coding sequence ATGAAATCGTATCCTTTTTTACTGGCTTTTGCAACGGCGGCACTATGTGTCGCCAGTTGCACAGATGACAAAATCGACGATACCCCGAAGCCGGTCACTACGCAACTCTCGGAGGAGTATTACACGGGCGGCCAACTGGGTACAGCCTTCAACACCACCTCGGCCGCCTTCGAACAGCCGTCGCCCGCGGTCGAGAATGCCGGCATGGAGGCCTCGTTCAAAAACGGAGAAGCACTCTTCGAGAAGATATTCACCCCGGCCTCCGACGGCTCGGTTCGTGGAGGTCTGGGTCCGCTCTACATACGTACTTCGTGCATGCACTGTCACCCGGGCTACGGACATGGCAAACGACAAGAAGGTGGATTCAATGCCACAGAGATAGGCAACGGCTATCTGCTGGTCATCTACGACGACAACGACAACTACATCACCTCGCTCACCGGCATGCCGCAACTCTTTGCCGTCGAGCCCTTCAAGGCTCCGATAGACCCCTCGAAAATCAAGATTACCTGGAAGCCCTATACCGACAGCTGGAACAACACGTTTGAGGACGGTACCACCTACGAACTGATTTATCCCGAGGTAACGATTCCGGCCGATGCCTACTACGTCGACCTCATCACCACCGACGGTCGTACCCTCTCACCCGACCAGGTGAATATCCGGCTCGAATCGACCATCGGCATCTACGGCACAGGTCTGCTCGATGCCATTACCGACGAGGATTTGAAAGCCCAATATGCCAAACAGGAAAAAGACAACTACTTTGCCCTGAACCCGAAAATTTTCCAAAATGGCGAGTGGGTGAGCCAATACAGCAACAACCGTCCCAGCGACGGAGGTACAGGCGAGAAACACCCCTACCGCTTCACCTACGCCCTGAGCCGCGGCCCCTTACAAGATGCTGCCGGCTCAAACGCCATCTGGAACATTACCAACGTAACCCGCTCGAACCGTCGCTACCACTACATGACAAAAGCCTATGCCGAGAAGGCTTCGAAAGATCCCGAGGTACAAGCCCGGTTCTACGATTTCTTCCCCGACCGGAAAACCGACGCCGGGGTCGAACAGGATATCTACAACTACCTGATGGCTACCGACCTGCCGGTCGAGATGAGCGACGAATACTACACCGACCTGATGGTATGGCATCGGGGACTGGCTGTACCGGCAGCACGCAATCTCGACGACCCCACGATACAACGGGGCAAGCAACTGTTTACCGAGATGGGGTGCAGCTATTGCCATCGCCCCACCTGGACAACCGGTGAAGACCGCTATACCGATCCCAGCGGATTCTTCACCCGCGGCACCGAACTGCCCCGCTATCCTCACCAAAAAATATGGCCTTACACCGACCTGGTACAACACCGCCTGCACATGCAGAACGATATTCGCACCGGCTGGTGCCGCACCACTCCTCTGTGGGGCAGAGGGCTGCATCAGAAATGTACCGGCTCGTTCGAAAGCGACCGGCTGCACGACTGCCGGGCCCGCAACGTGATTGAAGCCATCATGTGGCACGGTGCTCCCGAAAGCGATGCCCGGTGGTCGGTCGAGAAGTTCCGGAAACTGAGCAAAGAGGACCGCGAAGCGGTGGTGAAATTTATCGATGCCATCTAA
- a CDS encoding efflux RND transporter periplasmic adaptor subunit — protein sequence MKTNVCMAVAFLLLCGCTGREQETARERSVYLTRPEALGEETVKSYSGIVKEAHEISLGFKTAGQIARIHVAEGDRVRRGQLLAELDDTDYRLGVEALQVQYDQVRDEVKRTERLLAQKSISPNDYEKASAGLKQLEVQLQANKNKLNYTKLYAPVDGYIQAVNFSPAEMVDAGTALFTLLDVSQMEVMVDIPGSLYRQRGEFVRFACRAAGIDEAMPLVLTSLTPKADGNQLYRMQLAFEQRPDSRLTAGMNVEVEVALGDSTAARGFAVPLQALFQQGDSACVWLFRPDSTVTCRQVELDGIDGEGRAVVSKGLTGDESIVRAGVHVLKEGEKVRVIEAPRSTNVGGLL from the coding sequence ATGAAAACGAATGTGTGTATGGCGGTTGCCTTTCTGCTCTTGTGCGGCTGTACCGGCCGGGAGCAGGAGACGGCTCGTGAACGGAGTGTGTATCTGACCCGTCCCGAAGCCTTGGGCGAGGAGACGGTGAAGAGCTATTCGGGAATCGTGAAGGAGGCTCACGAGATAAGCCTCGGGTTCAAGACGGCGGGTCAGATAGCCCGCATTCATGTGGCGGAGGGCGACCGGGTGCGTCGCGGTCAGTTGCTGGCCGAACTTGACGATACCGATTATCGGTTGGGCGTCGAGGCCTTGCAGGTGCAGTATGACCAGGTGCGCGACGAGGTGAAGCGTACCGAGCGTCTGCTGGCTCAAAAGAGTATATCGCCCAACGACTACGAAAAGGCTTCGGCCGGGTTGAAACAACTCGAAGTGCAGTTGCAGGCCAACAAGAACAAACTGAACTACACCAAACTGTATGCCCCTGTCGACGGGTATATACAGGCGGTCAATTTCTCGCCGGCCGAGATGGTCGATGCGGGTACCGCCCTCTTCACCCTGCTCGATGTGTCGCAGATGGAGGTCATGGTCGATATTCCGGGCAGCCTCTACCGGCAACGGGGTGAGTTTGTCCGCTTCGCCTGCCGGGCGGCAGGTATCGACGAGGCAATGCCTCTTGTCCTCACCAGCCTTACCCCCAAGGCCGACGGCAACCAGCTGTATCGCATGCAACTGGCTTTTGAGCAACGCCCCGACAGCCGATTGACGGCCGGCATGAATGTCGAGGTCGAGGTGGCCTTGGGCGACTCGACGGCCGCTCGCGGATTTGCCGTACCGTTGCAGGCTCTCTTCCAACAGGGCGACAGCGCGTGCGTGTGGCTCTTCCGCCCCGACTCGACCGTGACCTGCCGGCAGGTCGAACTGGACGGCATCGATGGCGAAGGCCGGGCTGTCGTCTCGAAGGGATTGACCGGCGACGAATCGATTGTGCGGGCCGGTGTGCATGTGTTGAAAGAAGGGGAGAAAGTTCGTGTGATTGAAGCTCCCCGGAGTACTAACGTAGGAGGATTGCTGTGA
- the ccsA gene encoding cytochrome c biogenesis protein, with the protein MKILKRFTFGLLALMLGVLTSATVLEKIQGTPFVTRHIYGSPAFVLLWLLLALSGFAYLMRRSPTIRPATWLLHLALLVILSGAFVTWLTGQQGTLHLRLDEEPAHSYRDSGGEEQPFPFTVALESFDIEYYPGTRAPLDFVSRITITDGSQTRCETIAMNHIARYRGYRFYQSSYDSDGAGSRLSVSHDPWGIGITYTGYLLLLMAMAAQLTDRQGTFRRLLRNHTLRGISLGGAILLATLLPAQAAETRVPPTLPHEQADQLGRLCIYYNQRICPLSTLARDFTVKLSGKSSYRGLSPEQVLAGWLFYYDEWKQEPMIRIKSREARRLLGIEGQYARLTDFNRAVREYRPEGMNDRGVTEANEKFNLVAMLCTGSLLQIFPYRQGDTLHWASQVDPLPHDLPREQSTFIQQSMNYVNELVAQRDYACLSQVFDKIARYQRQTAGEAFPTNGRLQAELLYNHLGHSLVAAILFLVVGALAFAHACRRIIGYSSGPRWIHQLLLAGVIIGFAYLSATLLLRGYIARHWPLASGFETMQFMAWCALGITLIGHRRFILILPFGYLVSGLAMLVSMMGESNPPITPLMPVLTSPLLSVHVVLVMTAYTLLAFVMFNGIAGLTLSRRHPRQAEQLQTVGRILLYPAVFALAAGIFVGAVWANISWGRYWGWDPKEVWALITWLIYAMALHPESLPLFRKPAFFHGFCVVAFLCVLITYFGVNFLLGGMHSYA; encoded by the coding sequence ATGAAGATACTCAAACGATTCACCTTTGGCCTGCTGGCCCTCATGCTGGGTGTACTCACCTCGGCAACCGTTCTCGAAAAAATCCAGGGTACCCCCTTTGTCACCCGCCACATCTACGGCTCGCCCGCATTCGTCCTACTCTGGCTGTTGCTGGCTCTGTCGGGCTTCGCCTACCTGATGCGCCGCAGCCCGACGATACGACCGGCCACCTGGCTGCTGCATCTGGCCCTGCTGGTTATCCTGAGCGGAGCTTTCGTCACCTGGCTCACCGGACAGCAGGGCACCCTGCATCTGAGACTGGACGAAGAGCCCGCCCACTCCTACCGCGACAGCGGCGGAGAGGAACAGCCATTCCCCTTCACCGTCGCGCTTGAAAGTTTCGACATCGAATACTATCCGGGGACCCGGGCCCCGCTCGACTTCGTGAGCCGCATCACCATCACCGACGGCTCGCAGACCCGATGCGAAACCATCGCCATGAACCACATTGCCCGTTACCGGGGATACCGCTTCTACCAATCGTCCTACGACTCCGACGGTGCCGGTTCCCGACTCTCGGTCTCGCACGACCCCTGGGGAATCGGCATCACCTACACCGGCTACCTGTTGCTGCTGATGGCCATGGCGGCTCAACTCACCGACCGGCAAGGCACCTTCCGCCGGTTGTTACGCAACCACACCCTGCGGGGTATCTCGCTCGGCGGCGCGATTCTGCTGGCTACCCTGCTCCCGGCTCAGGCGGCCGAGACAAGGGTACCCCCTACCCTCCCGCACGAACAGGCCGACCAGTTGGGGAGGCTCTGCATCTACTACAACCAGCGCATCTGCCCTCTCTCGACACTGGCCCGGGACTTTACGGTGAAACTCTCGGGGAAGAGCAGCTACCGGGGACTCTCGCCCGAACAAGTGCTGGCCGGGTGGCTCTTCTATTACGACGAATGGAAACAGGAACCAATGATTCGCATCAAAAGTCGGGAGGCCCGACGTCTGCTGGGTATCGAGGGGCAGTATGCCCGGCTCACCGACTTCAACCGCGCGGTGAGGGAGTACCGACCCGAGGGTATGAACGACCGGGGAGTCACCGAGGCCAACGAGAAATTCAACCTCGTGGCCATGCTCTGCACCGGCTCGTTGCTGCAAATCTTTCCCTACCGACAGGGCGATACCCTGCACTGGGCCTCACAGGTTGACCCGCTGCCGCACGACCTGCCCCGGGAACAAAGTACCTTTATACAACAATCGATGAACTATGTGAACGAACTGGTGGCCCAACGCGACTACGCCTGTCTGTCACAAGTATTCGACAAAATAGCCCGATACCAACGACAGACTGCCGGAGAGGCGTTCCCCACGAACGGACGTCTGCAAGCCGAGTTGCTCTATAACCACCTGGGCCACTCGCTCGTGGCGGCCATACTCTTCCTCGTTGTCGGAGCTCTTGCCTTTGCGCATGCCTGCCGTCGCATCATCGGGTACAGTTCGGGGCCGCGCTGGATTCATCAGTTGCTGTTGGCCGGGGTCATCATTGGTTTTGCCTACCTCTCGGCCACCCTGCTTCTGCGAGGCTACATTGCCCGACACTGGCCACTGGCCAGCGGATTCGAGACGATGCAGTTCATGGCTTGGTGTGCCCTGGGGATAACCCTGATCGGGCACCGTCGCTTTATTCTGATTCTGCCGTTCGGCTATCTGGTGAGCGGTCTGGCCATGCTGGTCTCGATGATGGGCGAATCCAATCCCCCCATTACCCCGCTTATGCCAGTACTCACCTCGCCCCTGCTCTCGGTTCACGTGGTTCTGGTGATGACCGCCTACACCTTGCTGGCCTTCGTCATGTTCAACGGTATCGCCGGCCTGACACTCTCCCGCCGTCACCCCCGGCAAGCCGAGCAGTTGCAGACGGTAGGACGCATTCTGCTCTATCCCGCCGTCTTTGCCCTGGCGGCCGGAATCTTCGTGGGAGCCGTGTGGGCCAACATCTCGTGGGGACGATACTGGGGCTGGGACCCCAAAGAAGTATGGGCACTCATCACCTGGCTCATCTACGCCATGGCCCTGCACCCGGAGTCGTTGCCATTATTCAGGAAACCTGCCTTCTTTCACGGGTTCTGTGTGGTCGCATTCCTCTGCGTGCTCATTACCTACTTCGGCGTCAACTTTCTGCTGGGCGGCATGCACAGCTATGCCTGA
- a CDS encoding imelysin family protein, giving the protein MKRKFTYSLYLPLLTSLLLGGTACSEKETDFSWEEQRETALQSAATAFVENTVVPTYTSLADASLELAELCAQIETSALANASTDIAASGSLSTATQALVEQACEKWYEARKQWELSEAFLYGAAGDYNIDPHIDSWPLNATDLQALLDDPVRMGMMDAEYAAGLGYGLLGFHAIEYMLFDHQIDASATTGQARNSSFSRKEELVYLTAVAGDLANQCVRLEASWKGLSQVSSQKQTLLTEAELEPSFNYGESMKNAGKGGSKYKSYLEAAQEIIQGCSDIADEVGNQKIGRPNEAAAGASEDLSYIESPYAKNSKVDFYDNIVSIRNAYLGTNVGDPSVSNYLAGINPSADTAVRNAIEAALNAIEAAPAPFVNYAGTHNEQWKQATAACNALKKALDEAQSAIGQ; this is encoded by the coding sequence ATGAAAAGAAAATTCACTTATTCGCTTTACCTGCCGCTCCTCACCTCTTTACTCCTCGGCGGAACGGCCTGCTCGGAAAAGGAGACAGACTTCTCATGGGAGGAGCAACGCGAAACCGCCCTGCAATCGGCGGCTACCGCTTTTGTCGAAAACACGGTTGTTCCTACCTACACCTCGCTGGCCGATGCCAGCCTCGAACTGGCCGAACTCTGTGCTCAAATCGAGACCTCGGCACTGGCCAACGCCTCGACCGACATTGCCGCTTCGGGCTCGTTGAGCACAGCTACCCAAGCCCTTGTAGAGCAGGCCTGTGAAAAATGGTATGAGGCCCGCAAACAGTGGGAATTGAGCGAAGCATTCCTCTACGGAGCCGCCGGCGACTACAACATCGACCCACATATCGACTCGTGGCCGCTCAACGCTACCGACCTGCAAGCTCTGCTCGATGACCCCGTGCGCATGGGTATGATGGATGCCGAGTATGCGGCTGGACTGGGTTACGGGCTGTTGGGATTCCATGCCATCGAATACATGCTGTTCGACCACCAGATCGACGCCTCGGCCACGACCGGACAGGCTCGAAACAGCTCCTTCTCCCGCAAGGAAGAGCTGGTCTACCTCACCGCCGTGGCAGGCGACCTGGCCAACCAATGCGTACGCCTGGAAGCCTCCTGGAAAGGATTATCCCAGGTATCGTCTCAAAAACAGACCTTGCTCACCGAAGCCGAACTCGAACCCTCGTTCAATTACGGCGAGAGCATGAAAAATGCCGGTAAAGGCGGCAGCAAATACAAGAGCTATCTCGAAGCGGCCCAAGAGATTATTCAGGGTTGCTCGGACATTGCCGACGAGGTGGGCAACCAGAAAATCGGCCGCCCCAACGAAGCGGCCGCCGGAGCGTCGGAAGATCTCAGTTACATCGAGTCGCCCTACGCCAAGAACTCCAAAGTCGACTTCTACGACAACATCGTCAGCATCAGGAACGCCTACCTGGGAACCAACGTGGGCGACCCCTCGGTGAGCAACTACCTGGCCGGAATCAATCCCAGTGCCGATACCGCGGTGCGCAACGCCATCGAAGCCGCACTCAACGCCATCGAAGCGGCTCCAGCTCCCTTCGTCAACTATGCCGGCACCCACAACGAACAGTGGAAGCAGGCTACCGCAGCCTGCAACGCCTTGAAGAAGGCTCTCGACGAAGCACAATCGGCCATAGGTCAATAA